The Phormidium sp. PBR-2020 DNA segment ACGAGCGAGTTCGTGGCTTGCTGGACTTTAGCATCTACCTCGATATCAGTGACGAGGTGAAGATTGCCTGGAAGATTCAACGGGACATGGCCGAACGGGGTCACACCTACGAAGACGTTCTGGCCTCAATTGAATCTCGTCGGCCTGACTTCGAGCAATACATTGACCCGCAGAAACAGTACGCGGACATCGTGATTCAGATTCTGCCAACGAATCTCATCAAAGACGACAAAGAGCGTAAAGTTCTCCGGGTGCGCCTGATTCAACGCAATGATGTCGATCATCTCGAACCCGCCTATCTGTTCGATGAAGGGTCAACCATTAACTGGACTCCCTGCGGTCGTAAGTTGACCTGTTCCTATCCCGGACTGCGTCTGTTCTACGGTCCCGATACCTACTACGGACATGACGTGTCGGTTTTAGAAGTCGACGGACGCTTCGACAACCTCGAAGAGATGATTTACGTCGAGGGCCATCTGAGCAACACCTCTACGAAGTACTACGGTGAACTCGCTCACCTACTCCTCGAACATAAGGAGTACCCAGGTGCGAATGATGGAACGGGTCTGTTCCAGCTTCTGTCAGGTCTGAAGATGCGTGAAACCTACGAGCGTCTCACCTCTAAGGATTCTAAGGTGGCTGTGGAAGTCTAGATCCAAGCCTCAACTCAAACTTTGCCAAAACCGGAGTCAGGAGTATCACACCCTGACTCCGATTTTTTTTGAGTTGAGCCGAGTCATACGGAATCCAGTTTTGAAACAGCCTTAATTTTCAGGCGTACTCTAGCCAGTGATAATTTGTCAAATCGCGAATTTCTTCTTGCATCTGTTCACTAAGAACACAACAACGTTGTTCAAGAACATCTTCCAGGTCTTCAATGGTATCAAAACATCGATTGACCAGTGGTTCATCTACTAACTTCCACAGCCGTTCGGCTGGTTGAAGCTCGGGAGAATAGGGAGGTAAAAAATCTACAAAGATTCCCTCATTCACCTGAAGTTTTGGGCTTCGATGCCAGCCCGCATTATCTTGAACTAAGAGGATTATTTTATTCTCTCCAACCCCCACTTCTTCGGCAAAGGTTTCTAAGACTAAATTCAACCACTTCACATTCACTCTTGGGATTAAATACCAATGTGTTTCTCCCGTTTTTGGATTAACGAACCCGTAGACATAGACCCACTCATACCGGTGCTGAACCACGGCTTCGGGGCGTTGTCCAGTCTCACTCCAAACTTTCGCTAGGATTGACTTTAGACCCACTCGGTGTTCGTCGAAAAACCAAACTTCAACTTCGGAATCAGGATGTTTATTTTGAATTTCCGTGACTTTCTTTGGCAAGTTTTTTTTATACTCTTCTTGGGCTTCTTTATTTCCTTTTCGATGCCTGGGTCTCGGTCGCTGCCAAGAGTAATGACACTTTTTTAGGTAATCCCACCCCCTTTGGGGCCAGACTTTTTCCCGTCCCGTTTCTTTTTCAATCCATCGCGCCACCTTGGGT contains these protein-coding regions:
- a CDS encoding phosphoribulokinase, with the protein product MSMKPDRVVLIGVAGDSGCGKSTFLRRLSDLFGKEKLTVICLDDYHSLDRKGRKAAGVTALDPRANNFDLMYEQIKSLKEGNPIDKPIYNHETGELDPPERINPNKIIVIEGLHPMYDERVRGLLDFSIYLDISDEVKIAWKIQRDMAERGHTYEDVLASIESRRPDFEQYIDPQKQYADIVIQILPTNLIKDDKERKVLRVRLIQRNDVDHLEPAYLFDEGSTINWTPCGRKLTCSYPGLRLFYGPDTYYGHDVSVLEVDGRFDNLEEMIYVEGHLSNTSTKYYGELAHLLLEHKEYPGANDGTGLFQLLSGLKMRETYERLTSKDSKVAVEV
- a CDS encoding IS630 family transposase; this translates as MLWKVSLGWTIENSAVAVGLSYRYARTIVKRYNQQGEKGVINQRNKTKINPRGREPLLNGEQLEKLKQALKKAPSDGGLWTGPKVARWIEKETGREKVWPQRGWDYLKKCHYSWQRPRPRHRKGNKEAQEEYKKNLPKKVTEIQNKHPDSEVEVWFFDEHRVGLKSILAKVWSETGQRPEAVVQHRYEWVYVYGFVNPKTGETHWYLIPRVNVKWLNLVLETFAEEVGVGENKIILLVQDNAGWHRSPKLQVNEGIFVDFLPPYSPELQPAERLWKLVDEPLVNRCFDTIEDLEDVLEQRCCVLSEQMQEEIRDLTNYHWLEYA